The sequence GTGTCGACATACTTTGCTCTGATAAAACTGGCACTCTTACTGCCAACAAGCTTTCCTTGAATGAACCATACATCGCGCCCGATGTCGACCCTAACTGGTTCatggctgttgctgttcttgcttcttctcacaACGTCCTTGGTCTTGACCCTATTGACAAGGTCACCATCGTCGGGTTGAAGGATTACCCCAAGGCTCAAGAGATGCTCAAAGGCGGATGGAAGACTCACAAGTTCACTCCATTCGACCCTGTCTCCAAGCGAATCACCgctgaggttgagaaggagggcaaGCACTACACTTGTGCCAAGGGTGCTCCCAACGCCATCTTGAAACTCTCCAAGTTCGACCCTGACACCGTCACCGCCTACCGAGCCCAATCTCAACAATTTGCTTCTCGTGGCTTCCGAAGTTTGGGTGTCGcagtcaaggaagaaggtaaaGACTGGGAATTGCTCGGTATGCTCTGTATGTTCGACCCTCCTCGCCCTGACACTGCCAAGGTAATTCGCTTTCTGTAACATGTATGCCTCTTACCTATGAAGCTGACGATTTACTGTAGACTATCGGAGAAGCTCATGACCTCGGTATCCAAGTCAAGATGCTCACTGGTGACGCCGTCGCTATTGCCAAAGAAACTTGTAAACAGCTCGGCCTCAAAACCAACGTTTACGACTCCGAGAAACTCATTGGTGGTGGTATGGCAGGTTCCGACATCCGAGACTTTGTTGAAGCGGCCGACGGTTTCGCTGAAGTCTTCCCCGAACATAAGTACCAAGTCGTGAACCTCTTGCAAGAACGTGGCCACTTAACCGCCATGACTGGTGATGGTGTCAATGATGCACCCAGTTTGAAAAAGGCCGACTGTGGTATTGCTGTCGAAGGTGCCAGTGACGCTGCTAGGACTGCTGCCGATGTTGTCTTCCTCGATGAGGGTCTTTCTACTATCATCACTGCCATTAAGGTTGCTCGCCAGATTTTCCACCGAATGAAGGCGTATATCATCTATCGGTGAGTGCTCCAATATCGAAAACCCTCAAACTAATAAATACCTTTAGTATTGCTCTTTGTGTCCACCTTGAAGTATATTTGATGCTTTCCATCCTTATTCTTAACGAGACCATCCGTGTCGACCTCGTTGTCTTCCTTGCTATCTTTGCCGATGTCGCTACCATCGCCATTGCATACGACCGCGCTCCTTACGCTCATCAGCCTGTTGAATGGCAACTACCAAAGGTCTGGATTATCTCTACCATTATgggtcttcttctcgcgGCTGGTACTTGGATCATTCGAGCTACTCTTTGGATTGACAATGGTGGTATCGTCCAGAACTTTGGCTCCACACAGGaaattctcttcttggAAGTTGCGTTGACCGAAAGCTGGGTTATTTGTaagcttccttctctgtAGTTCATGAACCAACGCTTATTGGAGTATAGTCATCACTCGGTTGGCTCAAGAGCCTGGTACCCCAAAtgtcttcccttctttccagctTGTGGCTGCAGTCATTGGTGTCGATGCCTTGGCTACCATCTTTGCCCTTTTCGGTTGGATTTCTGGTGCTGCTCCTCATGGTGGTTGGACCGATGTTGTCACTGTTGTCAAGATCTGGTGCTATAGTTTCGgcgtcgtcatcatcatcctccttgttTGTGAGTACATTGATTTCTAGCTTTTCGAGCATTGCTGACTATCGTTCAAGACCTCATGCTCAACTCGATCCGCTGGCTCGATAGCATCGGCCGTAAGAGCCGATCTaagaagaacgagaagCTTGAAAACTTCCTTACCGATCTTCAACGTCTCACCATCGTGCATGAGACCGACCACAACGGTTCTTACTACCGGTTCGCCTCCActaagaaggaggaggatggcgaTAATGGAAAGAATGATGACAAGAAGGGTGAAGCCAAGTCTGTTGACACTAAGAAGCAGGAAAGTAGtgcgaagaagggagaagatgagaagaagaagggagaagatgagaagaagaatggagacaatgagaagaacaaagacgacaaggaaggagaaaagggtGCCACCGGCGGAGACAAGGGGTTAAGTGATCACACAGGTAAGGGCCATGAGCATGCCCAAGCTCAGGATAAGGGGGCACAGGAGGTTCAACCAGACGGCACTCAGCCGAAACCGG is a genomic window of Cryptococcus tetragattii IND107 chromosome 7, whole genome shotgun sequence containing:
- a CDS encoding plasma-membrane proton-efflux P-type ATPase, whose translation is MGLTHRKNHKKDPEAGDAETEAKRQEEDKKKKYSGEEYDVLLKYVADQQEKIKKGGDDDGKEEEEDVKYVRKWYTPWKKTKIQTGGKKVPPDWLETDRQKGLSSSDIDERRKHSGWNELESPNENQFLKFISYFRGPILYVMELAVILSAGLRDWIDFGVIIGILFLNAGVGWYQEKQAGDIVAQLKAGIALKTNVIRDGQEQEIEARELVPGDIIILEEGKTIAGDAKIIGDYEDKDGSKSKDILDRVEKSKHSKGGDDDDDDDDDGPDKGPSLCSVDQSAITGESLAVDKYIGDIAYYTCGVKRGKCFGVVTVSAKGSFVGRTASLVSNSNEKGHFQIVLGGIGTTLLVMVIAFIFAVWIGGFFRGTGIATPRENNLLVYALVFLIIGVPVGLPVVTTTTLAVGAAYLAKRKAIVQKLTAIESLAGVDILCSDKTGTLTANKLSLNEPYIAPDVDPNWFMAVAVLASSHNVLGLDPIDKVTIVGLKDYPKAQEMLKGGWKTHKFTPFDPVSKRITAEVEKEGKHYTCAKGAPNAILKLSKFDPDTVTAYRAQSQQFASRGFRSLGVAVKEEGKDWELLGMLCMFDPPRPDTAKTIGEAHDLGIQVKMLTGDAVAIAKETCKQLGLKTNVYDSEKLIGGGMAGSDIRDFVEAADGFAEVFPEHKYQVVNLLQERGHLTAMTGDGVNDAPSLKKADCGIAVEGASDAARTAADVVFLDEGLSTIITAIKVARQIFHRMKAYIIYRIALCVHLEVYLMLSILILNETIRVDLVVFLAIFADVATIAIAYDRAPYAHQPVEWQLPKVWIISTIMGLLLAAGTWIIRATLWIDNGGIVQNFGSTQEILFLEVALTESWVIFITRLAQEPGTPNVFPSFQLVAAVIGVDALATIFALFGWISGAAPHGGWTDVVTVVKIWCYSFGVVIIILLVYLMLNSIRWLDSIGRKSRSKKNEKLENFLTDLQRLTIVHETDHNGSYYRFASTKKEEDGDNGKNDDKKGEAKSVDTKKQESSAKKGEDEKKKGEDEKKNGDNEKNKDDKEGEKGATGGDKGLSDHTGKGHEHAQAQDKGAQEVQPDGTQPKPDDQSSEGTHVDPN